Proteins from a genomic interval of Arachis hypogaea cultivar Tifrunner chromosome 10, arahy.Tifrunner.gnm2.J5K5, whole genome shotgun sequence:
- the LOC112716173 gene encoding beta-adaptin-like protein A isoform X1 codes for MAPPPAHPQRSPSPSQPSGKSEVTDLRSQLRQLAGSRAPGADDAKRDLFKKVISNMTIGIDVSSLFGEMVMCSATSDIVLKKMCYLYVGNYAKVNPDLALLTINFLQRDCKDDDPMIRGLALRSLCSLRVANLVEYLVGPLGSGLKDNNSYVRTVAVIGVVKLYHISASTCLDADFPATLKHLMLNDPDTQVVANCLSALQEIWTLESTSSEEAAKERETLVSKPVIYYLLNRIKEFSEWAQCLVLELVAKYIPSDNSEIFDIMNLLEDRLQHANGAVVLATSKVFLHLTLSMADVHQQVYERIKAPLLTQVSAGSPEQSYAVLSHLHLLVMRAPYIFSSDYKHFYCQYNEPSYVKKLKLEMLTAVANESNTYDIVTELCEYAANVDIPIARESIRAVGKIALQQYDVNAIVDRLLQFLEMEKDYVTCEALVLVKDLLRKYPQWSQDCIAVVGNISSKNVQEPKAKAALIWMLGEYSQDMPDAPYVLESLVENWDEEHSAEVRLHLLTAVMKCFFKRAPETQKALGAGLAAGLADFHQDVHDRALFYYRLLQYKVSVAESVVNPPKQAVSVFADSQSSEIKDRIFDEFNSLSVIYQKPSYMFTDKEHRGTFEFSDELANLTINAEAGDSAVPAQRVEANDNDLLLSITEKEEGRDAASNGSAYSAPSYDGASATSAASQSLADLAFSSTSGSGQAPASSFAIDDLLGLDFSVGAAATPTPPPLSLNPKAVLDPGTFQQKWRQLPLSLSEDFSLSPQGVAALATSNALLRHMQSHSIHCIASGGQSPNFKFFFFAQKAESASIYLVELLINSSSAKSQIKIKADDQSTSQAFSTLFQSALSKFGTA; via the exons ATGGCTCCGCCGCCGGCTCACCCTCAGCGATCTCCCTCTCCCTCCCAACCTTCCGG GAAGAGTGAGGTTACTGATCTAAGATCACAACTCCGGCAACTTGCTGGGAGCCGAGCTCCTGGTGCCGATGATGCAAAGAGGGATCTCTTCAAGAAGGTGATATCCAACATGACCATAGGTATTGACGTCTCCTCTCTGTTCGGCGAGATGGTGATGTGCTCGGCTACTTCGGATATTGTTCTAAAAAAGATGTGCTATTTGTATGTTGGGAACTATGCAAAGGTCAATCCTGATCTAGCTCTTTTGACAATTAATTTTCTGCAAAGAGATTGTAAGGATGATGACCCGATGATTCGGGGACTAGCATTGAGGAGTTTGTGTTCGCTTCGGGTGGCAAACTTGGTGGAATATTTGGTTGGGCCATTAGGGTCTGGATTGAAGGATAATAATAGTTATGTAAGGACTGTGGCAGTTATTGGGGTTGTGAAATTGTATCATATATCAGCTTCCACCTGTTTGGATGCAGATTTTCCGGCAACATTGAAGCACTTGATGCTTAATGATCCGGATACTCAG GTAGTTGCGAATTGTTTGTCTGCTCTACAAGAGATTTGGACCTTAGAGTCAACCTCATCAGAGGAAGCAGCCAAGGAAAGAGAAACTCTGGTTAGCAAGCCAGTTATATATTACCTCCTGAATCG CATTAAGGAGTTTAGTGAATGGGCACAATGTCTTGTGCTTGAATTGGTAGCCAAGTATATCCCGTCAGATAACTCTGAAATATTTGATATCATGAATCTCCTTGAAGACAGACTCCAGCATGCAAATGGTGCTGTTGTGTTAGCAACCAGTAAAGTTTTTCTGCACTTGACTTTGTCAATGGCTGATGTCCATCAGCAG GTTTATGAGCGTATCAAAGCCCCTCTCTTAACTCAAGTTAGCGCAGGAAGTCCAGAACAATCCTATGCAGTTTTAAGCCACCTGCATCTGTTGGTCATGCGTGCACCTTATATATTTTCTTCAGACTACAAGCACTTCTATTGCCAGTATAATGAGCCATCATATGTCAAAAAGTTGAAGCTTGAAATGCTCACTGCAGTTGCAAATGAAAGTAACACCTATGACATTG TGACGGAATTATGCGAATATGCTGCAAATGTTGACATTCCTATTGCAAGGGAATCAATTCGGGCTGTGGGGAAGATAGCTTTGCAACAATATGATGTTAATGCTATTGTTGATAGGCTTCTACAGTTTCTTGAGATGGAAAAAGACTATGTTACTTGTGAAGCTCTG GTGCTTGTGAAAGATCTGCTAAGAAAATATCCACAATGGAGTCAAGACTGTATTGCTGTTGTTGGGAATATCAGTAGCAAAAATGTTCAGGAACCTAAGGCTAAGGCAGCTCTTATATGGATGTTGGGCGAATATTCTCAGGACATGCCTGATGCTCCATATGTATTGGAGAGTTTGGTTGAAAATTGGGACGAGGAACATTCTGCCGAG GTTCGCTTACATCTTCTTACTGCAGTTATGAAGTGTTTCTTTAAGAGAGCTCCTGAAACTCAGAAAGCATTAGGGGCAGGTTTAGCTGCAGGTCTTGCTGATTTTCATCAG GACGTTCACGATAGGGCCTTATTTTACTACAGGCTCCTGCAATACAAGGTATCAGTAGCAGAGAGTGTGGTGAACCCCCCCAAGCAAGCAGTTTCAGTGTTTGCTGATTCTCAGAGCAGTGAAATCAAAGATCGCATATTTGATGAATTCAACAGCTTATCTGTTATATATCAAAAG CCTTCGTATATGTTCACTGACAAAGAACACCGAGGGACATTTGAGTTTTCAGATGAACTTGCAAACCTAACAATTAATGCAGAAGCTGGAGATTCTGCTGTTCCAGCTCAGAGAGTGGAGGCAAATGACAATGATCTGCTTCTCAGTATCACGGAAAAAGAGGAAGGTAGAGATGCTGCTAGCAATGGTTCTGCTTATAGTGCTCCTTCCTATGATGGTGCATCTGCTACTTCTGCAGCTTCACAATCGCTTGCAGATTTGGCATTTTCGAGTACCAGCGGAAGTGGCCAAGCTCCGGCATCTAGCTTCGCAATTGATGATCTCCTTGGTTTAGATTTTTCGGTTGGGGCTGCAGCCACACCTACACCTCCTCCGTTGAGTCTCAACCCAAAAGCTGTACTGGATCCAGGCACATTTCAGCAGAAATGGCGCCAACTACCACTATCCTTATCCGAA GATTTTTCCCTGAGTCCTCAAGGAGTTGCAGCTTTGGCAACTTCCAATGCACTTCTCCGGCACATGCAAAGCCATTCAATACACTGCATTGCATCCGGTGGACAGTCTCCTAACTTCaagttctttttctttgctcaaaAAGCGGAGTCAGCATCAATATATCTGGTTGAGTTATTAATCAACTCATCATCTGCCAAATCTCAGATTAAAATAAAAGCTGATGACCAAAGTACTTCTCAGGCATTCTCAACTTTATTCCAATCAGCATTGTCCAAATTCGGCACTGCTTGA
- the LOC112716173 gene encoding beta-adaptin-like protein A isoform X2, with protein MLTSFNWKSEVTDLRSQLRQLAGSRAPGADDAKRDLFKKVISNMTIGIDVSSLFGEMVMCSATSDIVLKKMCYLYVGNYAKVNPDLALLTINFLQRDCKDDDPMIRGLALRSLCSLRVANLVEYLVGPLGSGLKDNNSYVRTVAVIGVVKLYHISASTCLDADFPATLKHLMLNDPDTQVVANCLSALQEIWTLESTSSEEAAKERETLVSKPVIYYLLNRIKEFSEWAQCLVLELVAKYIPSDNSEIFDIMNLLEDRLQHANGAVVLATSKVFLHLTLSMADVHQQVYERIKAPLLTQVSAGSPEQSYAVLSHLHLLVMRAPYIFSSDYKHFYCQYNEPSYVKKLKLEMLTAVANESNTYDIVTELCEYAANVDIPIARESIRAVGKIALQQYDVNAIVDRLLQFLEMEKDYVTCEALVLVKDLLRKYPQWSQDCIAVVGNISSKNVQEPKAKAALIWMLGEYSQDMPDAPYVLESLVENWDEEHSAEVRLHLLTAVMKCFFKRAPETQKALGAGLAAGLADFHQDVHDRALFYYRLLQYKVSVAESVVNPPKQAVSVFADSQSSEIKDRIFDEFNSLSVIYQKPSYMFTDKEHRGTFEFSDELANLTINAEAGDSAVPAQRVEANDNDLLLSITEKEEGRDAASNGSAYSAPSYDGASATSAASQSLADLAFSSTSGSGQAPASSFAIDDLLGLDFSVGAAATPTPPPLSLNPKAVLDPGTFQQKWRQLPLSLSEDFSLSPQGVAALATSNALLRHMQSHSIHCIASGGQSPNFKFFFFAQKAESASIYLVELLINSSSAKSQIKIKADDQSTSQAFSTLFQSALSKFGTA; from the exons ATGTTAACTTCATTCAATTG GAAGAGTGAGGTTACTGATCTAAGATCACAACTCCGGCAACTTGCTGGGAGCCGAGCTCCTGGTGCCGATGATGCAAAGAGGGATCTCTTCAAGAAGGTGATATCCAACATGACCATAGGTATTGACGTCTCCTCTCTGTTCGGCGAGATGGTGATGTGCTCGGCTACTTCGGATATTGTTCTAAAAAAGATGTGCTATTTGTATGTTGGGAACTATGCAAAGGTCAATCCTGATCTAGCTCTTTTGACAATTAATTTTCTGCAAAGAGATTGTAAGGATGATGACCCGATGATTCGGGGACTAGCATTGAGGAGTTTGTGTTCGCTTCGGGTGGCAAACTTGGTGGAATATTTGGTTGGGCCATTAGGGTCTGGATTGAAGGATAATAATAGTTATGTAAGGACTGTGGCAGTTATTGGGGTTGTGAAATTGTATCATATATCAGCTTCCACCTGTTTGGATGCAGATTTTCCGGCAACATTGAAGCACTTGATGCTTAATGATCCGGATACTCAG GTAGTTGCGAATTGTTTGTCTGCTCTACAAGAGATTTGGACCTTAGAGTCAACCTCATCAGAGGAAGCAGCCAAGGAAAGAGAAACTCTGGTTAGCAAGCCAGTTATATATTACCTCCTGAATCG CATTAAGGAGTTTAGTGAATGGGCACAATGTCTTGTGCTTGAATTGGTAGCCAAGTATATCCCGTCAGATAACTCTGAAATATTTGATATCATGAATCTCCTTGAAGACAGACTCCAGCATGCAAATGGTGCTGTTGTGTTAGCAACCAGTAAAGTTTTTCTGCACTTGACTTTGTCAATGGCTGATGTCCATCAGCAG GTTTATGAGCGTATCAAAGCCCCTCTCTTAACTCAAGTTAGCGCAGGAAGTCCAGAACAATCCTATGCAGTTTTAAGCCACCTGCATCTGTTGGTCATGCGTGCACCTTATATATTTTCTTCAGACTACAAGCACTTCTATTGCCAGTATAATGAGCCATCATATGTCAAAAAGTTGAAGCTTGAAATGCTCACTGCAGTTGCAAATGAAAGTAACACCTATGACATTG TGACGGAATTATGCGAATATGCTGCAAATGTTGACATTCCTATTGCAAGGGAATCAATTCGGGCTGTGGGGAAGATAGCTTTGCAACAATATGATGTTAATGCTATTGTTGATAGGCTTCTACAGTTTCTTGAGATGGAAAAAGACTATGTTACTTGTGAAGCTCTG GTGCTTGTGAAAGATCTGCTAAGAAAATATCCACAATGGAGTCAAGACTGTATTGCTGTTGTTGGGAATATCAGTAGCAAAAATGTTCAGGAACCTAAGGCTAAGGCAGCTCTTATATGGATGTTGGGCGAATATTCTCAGGACATGCCTGATGCTCCATATGTATTGGAGAGTTTGGTTGAAAATTGGGACGAGGAACATTCTGCCGAG GTTCGCTTACATCTTCTTACTGCAGTTATGAAGTGTTTCTTTAAGAGAGCTCCTGAAACTCAGAAAGCATTAGGGGCAGGTTTAGCTGCAGGTCTTGCTGATTTTCATCAG GACGTTCACGATAGGGCCTTATTTTACTACAGGCTCCTGCAATACAAGGTATCAGTAGCAGAGAGTGTGGTGAACCCCCCCAAGCAAGCAGTTTCAGTGTTTGCTGATTCTCAGAGCAGTGAAATCAAAGATCGCATATTTGATGAATTCAACAGCTTATCTGTTATATATCAAAAG CCTTCGTATATGTTCACTGACAAAGAACACCGAGGGACATTTGAGTTTTCAGATGAACTTGCAAACCTAACAATTAATGCAGAAGCTGGAGATTCTGCTGTTCCAGCTCAGAGAGTGGAGGCAAATGACAATGATCTGCTTCTCAGTATCACGGAAAAAGAGGAAGGTAGAGATGCTGCTAGCAATGGTTCTGCTTATAGTGCTCCTTCCTATGATGGTGCATCTGCTACTTCTGCAGCTTCACAATCGCTTGCAGATTTGGCATTTTCGAGTACCAGCGGAAGTGGCCAAGCTCCGGCATCTAGCTTCGCAATTGATGATCTCCTTGGTTTAGATTTTTCGGTTGGGGCTGCAGCCACACCTACACCTCCTCCGTTGAGTCTCAACCCAAAAGCTGTACTGGATCCAGGCACATTTCAGCAGAAATGGCGCCAACTACCACTATCCTTATCCGAA GATTTTTCCCTGAGTCCTCAAGGAGTTGCAGCTTTGGCAACTTCCAATGCACTTCTCCGGCACATGCAAAGCCATTCAATACACTGCATTGCATCCGGTGGACAGTCTCCTAACTTCaagttctttttctttgctcaaaAAGCGGAGTCAGCATCAATATATCTGGTTGAGTTATTAATCAACTCATCATCTGCCAAATCTCAGATTAAAATAAAAGCTGATGACCAAAGTACTTCTCAGGCATTCTCAACTTTATTCCAATCAGCATTGTCCAAATTCGGCACTGCTTGA